The Acidobacteriota bacterium genome includes a region encoding these proteins:
- a CDS encoding acetyl ornithine aminotransferase family protein, whose protein sequence is MLATKLELESAKLPVIQTPLPGPLARQVVAYDNQFISPSYTRPYPLVIKRGKGAMIEDVDGNLFLDFNAGVAVCSTGHSHPHVVEAIKKQVDDFLHICTADYYFPSLPKLAEKLSNAAPGPQPKRVHFGNSGAEAVEGAVKLAMYTTRRQKFIGFFGAFHGRTMGALSLTASKSRQRAGFGPQALDVTHIPYANCYRCPYNLTQQTCGALESKGPHCARVIEDVLFKTTVPAEECAAIVLEPIQGEGGYVVPPASFLQTLREIADRHDILVIADEVQSGFGRTGKMYASEHFDFVPDILTSAKGIASGLPLSATIARADLMQWAPGAHASTFGGNPVAIAASLATLELLEDGLIENAARQGAYLLEGLQALMDKHAIIGDVRGKGLMIGIELVKDRVTKEPHVEALHQVELECFQRGLITLGCGQSTIRLSPPLVIDQDQCDFAIKTIDEALAKVTSA, encoded by the coding sequence CATACGACAATCAATTTATCTCGCCGTCCTATACGCGCCCATACCCGCTCGTCATCAAACGCGGCAAGGGCGCAATGATCGAAGATGTGGACGGCAATCTCTTCCTGGATTTCAACGCCGGGGTCGCCGTCTGTTCGACCGGCCATTCGCATCCGCATGTCGTAGAGGCGATCAAAAAACAGGTGGATGACTTCCTGCACATCTGCACGGCGGATTATTACTTTCCGAGCCTGCCGAAGCTGGCCGAAAAGTTAAGCAACGCCGCGCCTGGCCCACAGCCCAAGCGCGTCCATTTTGGCAACTCCGGTGCTGAGGCTGTCGAAGGCGCGGTGAAGCTGGCGATGTACACGACGCGCCGCCAGAAATTCATCGGTTTCTTCGGCGCTTTTCACGGGCGCACAATGGGTGCGCTCTCGCTCACGGCCAGCAAATCCCGCCAACGCGCGGGGTTTGGCCCGCAGGCGCTGGATGTGACGCATATCCCGTATGCGAATTGTTATCGTTGTCCCTACAACCTGACCCAGCAAACCTGCGGCGCGCTGGAATCCAAAGGGCCGCATTGCGCCCGCGTTATTGAAGACGTGCTCTTCAAAACGACGGTGCCTGCCGAGGAATGCGCGGCGATTGTGCTGGAACCGATTCAAGGTGAGGGCGGATATGTGGTGCCGCCAGCGTCTTTCCTGCAAACGCTGCGTGAAATCGCCGACCGCCACGACATCTTGGTGATCGCGGATGAAGTGCAATCCGGCTTCGGGCGCACGGGCAAAATGTATGCGTCTGAGCATTTTGATTTCGTGCCTGACATTCTGACTTCGGCCAAGGGCATCGCTTCGGGCTTACCGCTCAGCGCCACGATTGCGCGCGCCGATCTGATGCAATGGGCACCGGGCGCGCATGCCTCGACGTTCGGCGGTAATCCGGTGGCGATTGCGGCTTCGCTGGCGACGTTGGAATTGCTGGAAGATGGCTTGATCGAAAACGCCGCCCGGCAAGGCGCGTATTTGCTCGAAGGCTTGCAAGCATTGATGGACAAACACGCGATCATCGGCGACGTGCGTGGTAAAGGGTTGATGATCGGCATCGAACTGGTCAAAGACCGCGTGACCAAAGAACCGCACGTCGAAGCATTGCACCAAGTCGAGTTGGAATGTTTCCAACGCGGGTTGATTACCTTGGGTTGCGGGCAAAGCACCATTCGTCTGTCACCGCCGCTGGTGATTGATCAGGATCAATGCGACTTTGCGATTAAGACAATTGATGAAGCGTTGGCCAAGGTCACGTCCGCCTAG